One Suricata suricatta isolate VVHF042 chromosome X, meerkat_22Aug2017_6uvM2_HiC, whole genome shotgun sequence genomic region harbors:
- the AP1S2 gene encoding AP-1 complex subunit sigma-2 isoform X3: MQFMLLFSRQGKLRLQKWYVPLSDKEKKKITRELVQTVLARKPKMCSFLEWRDLKIVYKRYASLYFCCAIEDQDNELITLEIIHRYVELLDKYFGSVCELDIIFNFEKAYFILDEFLLGGEVQETSKKNVLKAIEQADLLQEPRHEYFNVPVY; encoded by the exons ATGCAGTTTATGTTGCTTTTTAGTCGTCAGGGAAAGCTTCGACTGCAGAAATGGTATGTCCCACTatcagacaaagaaaagaaaaagatcacaaGAGAACTTGTTCAAACCGTTTTAGCACGGAAGCCGAAAATGTGCAGCTTTCTTGAGTGGCGAGATCTGAAGATTGTTTACAAgag ATATGCTAGTCTGTATTTTTGCTGTGCTATCGAGGATCAGGACAATGAACTAATTACCCTGGAAATAATTCATCGTTATGTGGAATTACTTGACAAGTATTTTGGCAGT gTGTGTGAACTTGATATCatctttaattttgagaaggcttattttattttggatgagTTTCTTTTGGGAGGGGAAGTTCAGGAAACATCCAAGAAAAATGTCCTTAAAGCAATTGAGCAGGCTGATCTACTGCAGGAG CCACgtcatgaatattttaatgtcCCTGTGTACTAA
- the AP1S2 gene encoding AP-1 complex subunit sigma-2 isoform X2 codes for MQFMLLFSRQGKLRLQKWYVPLSDKEKKKITRELVQTVLARKPKMCSFLEWRDLKIVYKRYASLYFCCAIEDQDNELITLEIIHRYVELLDKYFGSVCELDIIFNFEKAYFILDEFLLGGEVQETSKKNVLKAIEQADLLQEEAETPRSVLEEIGLT; via the exons ATGCAGTTTATGTTGCTTTTTAGTCGTCAGGGAAAGCTTCGACTGCAGAAATGGTATGTCCCACTatcagacaaagaaaagaaaaagatcacaaGAGAACTTGTTCAAACCGTTTTAGCACGGAAGCCGAAAATGTGCAGCTTTCTTGAGTGGCGAGATCTGAAGATTGTTTACAAgag ATATGCTAGTCTGTATTTTTGCTGTGCTATCGAGGATCAGGACAATGAACTAATTACCCTGGAAATAATTCATCGTTATGTGGAATTACTTGACAAGTATTTTGGCAGT gTGTGTGAACTTGATATCatctttaattttgagaaggcttattttattttggatgagTTTCTTTTGGGAGGGGAAGTTCAGGAAACATCCAAGAAAAATGTCCTTAAAGCAATTGAGCAGGCTGATCTACTGCAGGAG